The Radiobacillus deserti genomic interval GATTTAGGTATCTATTTGTACACAACTGAGATGAATGCGATTAACAACTATTGGTTTGATGTAAAAGAAGAAAATCATCATCCGGATTTTACACGTTCCACAGCAAGTATGATCTGGGGAGGTAAAACAGTAGGGGACGGTGTATGGTGGACAGCGAATCCAGAAGAAGTACATGGAATTAACTGGTTACCTATCACTGGAGCTTCCCTTTATTTGACCCACTATCCGGAGTACACGGAGACCAATTACAATGCACTCGTTTCAGAAAATGGTGGAACGAACTTCGATGTGTGGAAGGATTTAATCTACATGTATCGAGCCATATCGGATGTGAATGATGCGAAAAATTTGGTTAATTCGAATATAAACTCGCTTACAGCAGAAGCGGGAAACTCAAAAGCCAACATGTATCATTGGATATACAACTTAGATAAAATGGGCAATGCCGACCCTAGTATAACGGCGGATTACCCAATCTATGCGGTGTTTAATAAAAATGGGAAGAAAACATACGTCGTGTACAATATGACAAACCAAACGAAGACGGTTCGATTCTCAGACGGCCATACCGTTACGGTAGAGCCAAATCGTTTTAATATCGATAATGGCGGAAACCCAGACGATGGCGGTTCTGATGATAATCCAGTATCATTACCAGCACAAATTGAAGCAGAGAACTTTACTGCTATGAGTGGGGTTCAGCTTGAAACCACAACAGATAGTGGTGGTGGACAAAGTGTAGGATACATTGATGTCGGGGATTGGTTAGATTACTCCATCGATGTACCGAGCACTGGAACCTATAAAGTGGAATATCGCGTTGCTAGTGCAACATCGAATGGACAAGTCCAATTCAAGTCGGGTTCCAATACGCTAGCAACCTCTACTATTCCAAATACAGGTGGCTGGCAAAGCTGGCAGACGATATCGACGAATGTGAACCTAAATCAAGGGGAACAAACTATTCGCCTGCAGGCGACCGGATACGAGTTTAATATCAACTGGATTCGGATAACTCCGGTAAATGGTAGTGATGAGCATACGACAAAGGATTATACGGCAGGGGTAAATACTGCTGGCAACAATATTACGATTTATTTTAAGCCAACGACACCATCTCAATATGTGGATGTACATTATACGGTGAACGGCAGTAATCAGCAGAACTTCCGAATGACTAACAATAACGGGACGTGGGAACAAGTCGTTTCAGGATTAAATTCGGGGGATAGAGTGGAATACTGGTTCACGTATGAAAAATCCGGACCGCAGTATGACTCTCCTCACTATACTTTTACGAAGTAAGGGAATAGTTTGTATAGTAAAGCTCCTCTTGAGAGGAGCTTTACTATTTTTAACTTAAGCAACGAAGTATGATTTTAATTTTGAGGTTGTCTTTGAGAGAAACCGGTTTCGTTTTATGCTATAATCAGAATGCGAATGACTTAACTAGAAGGATGAATAACATTGAACAGATATATGGCATTTGATATTGGTGGTACTTTTGTTAAGTACGGTGTGGTGACGGAACAGGCGGAAATATTGAAGCAAAGTAAAACTCCAACGCCAAAGGATCTGCATTCCTTAGTCGACTTAATTTCAAACATAACGAAAGAATACCCCGAGGAACGTATAGAAGGGGTAGCTGTAAGTGCACCAGGTGCAGTTTCTGAATCTGGTATCATATACGGGTTTAGTGCATTACCTTACATACATGGACCGAATGTGAAGGAGCTTTTGGAAGAGAAAACGGGATATCCTGTCTTTATGGAGAACGATGCGAATGCAGCTGGATACGCAGAAATATGGAATGGAGCCGGTAAAGGAATGAAGGATGTACTTCTTGTCATTCTTGGAACCGGAGTTGGAGGGGCGGTCTTTAAAGACGGTGTCATCCATAAAGGTGCTAATCTCCATGGTGGAGAATTTGGCTATATGTTAGTCGATGGGAAACGTACATGGAGTGATACGGCGGCTACTGCATCGTTATTAAGAAGAGTAGCGAAGAAGAAACAGGTAGATGCAGAAACATTATCGGGTGAAGGGATTTTTGAACAAGCTGAACAAGGAGACCAGGACTGCCAGGAAGCAATCGAAGATTTCTATCATATGATTGCACTTGGAATCTACAATCTTCAATATATGTATGATCCCGAGGTGATATTGCTTGGCGGTGGTATTAGTGCAAGAGAAGATTTAGTCGCTCAGGTGAACCGACGAGTAGAACAAATTATGAAAGAAGTAGAAATTGCTAAAATAAAACCGAATGTAGAAGTTTGTCAGCATAGACAAAATGCGAATTTACTAGGTGCTGTTTACGGATTTATCAATCACCGTTAACGAAGTAAAGTAAACAAAAGAGGGGGACGATTGCTTACCGGATCGCACCCCTCTTTATATATTTCGAGTCCGTTATTCTTGATTTTCCGTAAGTATTTTTGCATGTTCCACTATTTCTTCATAAGGAACTTCTTTATATCCGCTATAATATTTAACAATCGTACCTTCTTGGTCAATCAAATAAAATCTAGTACCGTGAGTGAATTGGTCCGTTCCTGCTGTTGGCTCGGCAACTGCAGATTTGAAGGAACCCTCGGAAAGATTTTTTACATAGTCAAAGGAATAATCGCCTAAGAAGAACCATGTTGATAAATCGCCACCTCGTGCTGTTACATATTCACTGCGGATTTCTGGTGTATCACGTTCGGGATCTACACTGAACGAAACAATTTGTACCGGAA includes:
- a CDS encoding ROK family protein encodes the protein MNRYMAFDIGGTFVKYGVVTEQAEILKQSKTPTPKDLHSLVDLISNITKEYPEERIEGVAVSAPGAVSESGIIYGFSALPYIHGPNVKELLEEKTGYPVFMENDANAAGYAEIWNGAGKGMKDVLLVILGTGVGGAVFKDGVIHKGANLHGGEFGYMLVDGKRTWSDTAATASLLRRVAKKKQVDAETLSGEGIFEQAEQGDQDCQEAIEDFYHMIALGIYNLQYMYDPEVILLGGGISAREDLVAQVNRRVEQIMKEVEIAKIKPNVEVCQHRQNANLLGAVYGFINHR
- a CDS encoding SCO family protein, producing the protein MKRKLTISLFFILTALFITACGDKTIPDRLDWKVQDFEATDQNGETVSLEDLKGKVWIADFVFTSCTTVCPPMTANMARLQKKLKEEDVPVQIVSFSVDPERDTPEIRSEYVTARGGDLSTWFFLGDYSFDYVKNLSEGSFKSAVAEPTAGTDQFTHGTRFYLIDQEGTIVKYYSGYKEVPYEEIVEHAKILTENQE